The window cttgttgagactgatatcatgcatgacatgcatCCATATTATTCTTATGTTGTCCtgatggtgaggtgagtgattgaaagactctgaggtctttgccggagattgagagtgacaaaGAGACTCTGAGGTCCGTgacggagattgagagtgacagagagactccgaggtccttgccggagattgagagtgattgatagcctccgaggtttctaccAAAGAGCACGAGTGGTATATGAACTTTGCAGGTcacccatgggtcatgactataagGCATTGTCATAGCAtatgtgtacgagagtggatCATGAGAGGTGAATACTGCATTgtataacatttacatagcacaaCATTGTATTGCATGGCACTTCATTTGAATTGCTATTCATGTCATTACATGGCACATTCTCTGATTGATTCTTGATTTGTGAATTATGGAGTTGTTGTTTGTAAGTATTTATTTTAGAGGCTTGATGGGCTCGAGGTTTAGAGATTTCCTCCTAGGCTTATAACCAGAGATATTGAATTCCTTTATGACTATCGTTACTGTAAGACTTCCACATTTGCTAGAGTTGTGACTGTGTTTGATTACTTATCTGCGTACTTTTTAGTTGCTTCCTGTTTATATCCGTGaactaatcattgtcggcctatgatacctacgagcctggttttgtgctcatactactcttgctacattcctTGTGGAGTGTAGAGTTATTTTCAGGTGATGTTCGTAGTCTCACGACCGTTTCGAGGAATTCGCCAAAGGCGTTTGGGTGAGCTATTTGAGACATTGCAACCCAGAATCTCTCCTTAGATTTCTGTTGTTCTCTATCCTTAAACAGAAGTCGTATCTAGTTTAAGTCGATTATCTACTTCTAATTGTAAACtccttagaagctcttgtacgagtctagaccaggttttggAAATTTATTTTAGTGAAAGTATTTCTTCCACATTGGTTTAATATTTAAACTGTTGGAGTGTGTTTACATATTGTTATTCCGCATGTTGTATCAAATCAAGATAGTTAGGGGAAGAGTTTGCCCACCagagggggttagtgtgggtgcccccATGATCCATGATTGGGTCATGACATTTTTCCATGCCACGAAAAATGATGATGTCATAAAAAAGTGATAATGGCCCTCAAAACACACTcatacatatttgagtctttCTTTTGCGTGAAAATATTATTAAACTCTTTTCAAATTATATATTTCTtaagaatttattatagacaCGTAACATAGGcttaattattgaattaaaatgttatttttataatattatttattatttattgatgttatttACCATTTATCTTTTCTATTTTAAACTATTATTCATCCGAGTAAATGTaaagtatttattttatttttcctatAATTTTGTGTCGCACGCGCTTGCAAACAAAAGTAATTAACAAATATTTCACTTACGATAGGATTAAGTCTTAAATTAAAACAATAAACACAAATAAATAATCTCATTATTAAATAGTTAATAATGAATTTCGTCTCAATCGAAAATGAATTCCAAAATACGGTTTAATTAGTCAAATTTTTCGTATGCACACTTTTAGCACAAAATTTACCTAATATGTTAGTACTATTCTAAAAAAGGAACTATAAAAcattcttttcatatatattatGAAATCTTTGAAAAAACAGTAGAAAGAAAACAGAATTTGCTCTTCAAACTGTAATAATATTAAACAATTAAAAAAGTATATTTTCACTTTTTAGTATAAATATTTTGCCAAAAACGAGATAGTCAACTTTTTATATAATTTAGGTTAAAATAGTTAAGTTCAATATGAAAAAGCTAAAAAAATGTAGATTTCATAAAAAGGTTCATcaaattaagaaaaaagaaaaaatgttatttttatcatgcatcttttggaaggaagaagaaagcatagaataagaaaattttaaattaattaactgttcaataatttttttttgtgaaaaatttAAATTAATTACATGTTCAGTATTTTTTTTGTACGGTTTAATTTGAAAGAATATTAACAAAAGTATCTTGCAATACGCagacttttaattatttataataaTTTGTAAGTTAACTTTATTAATGTCATCGTACAATAATATTGTTGCTTTaaatattcccccccccccccccccctcccaaaaaaaatgCTAATACGGGAACAATTTAGAGATATAAATGAAGTTAATTTAACATATGAAAAGTAAATTTGATTGCTGAAGACTATAATCctaaatattttaagtaaaacaaaaattagaaaagctttcatttgtttttttaaagtgTAATATAAAaaccaagaaaatattttcctttaacATTCAGATAGCTTTTTgtactttaatattttagaatTGCTTAGAGAGTGTCAAActaggcctgtgcacaaatcggttcaacTCGAATTTTTGAACCGATTCGAATTAATTTGAATAATTCAATTTAGATAATACAATTTGATTTCCATTACGAATGGAATTGTAAAATATTATGATTTAACAGTTCGAATACGGTTgacttcaattatcaaccgaaccgaaTCAAACAAATTGAATTTATATGCCATTAATTATTATATatatgctattttttttttggtaactatgCATTTTATTATTACCAAAGGATAACATTACAAAACTGAGCACCCCACCACAGGCTGCTTTCGCTACATTCTTGACTGGGCTCTAGTCCTGTCTCATTGCCTGGAAACAAATGGCATGCCTCCTAAGGAGACTTTCCCCGGCTTCACTAAGCTATTAGTAAGATGTTCCTCAATACCACATCTATTCTCAACCTCAAAATAAGCATTTTTGAAGTAATATGCTGACTGCTAGGGTAGCTCAAAAATTGCAGGTACAGGCGATGTCCCTTGCAATTGCTTCCTCTGTTTGTTGGCGCTTGTCAAATATTCTCGTGTTCCTCTCCCTCCAAACTGCATTGACATACTCCGTGTACACCATTCTTATCAAACTTGCGTGAGTTGTCTTGCCCTTGGTTCTAGTAAGGACCTCTTTCGTATGTAGTTCCCAGTTTCCTCTATCCGACCAGCTTAATCGTAGCCATCTCCTTATTCTTCTCCATAGATTCTGAGTAAATGTGCAATGAAGAAATAAGTGATCTTTGTTCTCATTCTCAACTGTACATAGCACACATAGTGGATCGACGCGTAGGCCCATTTTAGTAACCTGTACATTGTCATGAGTCTATTTTGGACCTGTAGCCATAGCGTGAAGAGAGCTTTAGGCCTGGCGGTGTTCCTAAACATTAGTGTCCTCCAACTTACCTTAGGAAATGGTCCTAGGAGGTGTAAGTAGATCTGGTGTATGTAGCTCCTTTTGGTGTTCCCTGTGAGACTTATTTGGCTTATCTCATCCCTGGAGCCTATGATTTTCCGGATCATCCAGCTTGCTTGGGTTGGGATGTGCATCTCAGTCAGTGTTTGCCCTTTCATGTAATACACATGGATCCATTTAATCCACATTTTTTCCTCTTTCTTGGCTAGATCCCAACAATTCTTTGCTACAGCTGCCTTGTTCCATAGCTTTAGATTTGGTAAATTCAAGCCTCCAGTTGTCTTAGGTGAACACATTCGCTGCCAGGACACCAAAGCTCTTTTAGTAATAATGTTGGATCCGGACCAGATGTAACTCCTGCAATATGCTTCGACTGCTTTCATAAATTTAGCCGGAAAGATAAAAATTTGAGCCCAGTATGACTGAATACCAAAGAGTACAGTCTTTACTAATTGCACTCGACCAGCATAAGACAATTTTTTCGCAGTCCATGAAGAAATTTTCGCAACTATCTGTCATACCCTATTTTCACCCGGAGGTTAGCAGAAGTATGACGttttggagattcctgttttttgtttatttgttttaaggagtcgccacctaattatttatggtgaattaggacacgtAAAGTTTATtgaagttatgtttaaagttaactctgtttaagatctgcgaaacttaagattctaggtaaggtcaattagtctaaagggaaggtattaagcaccctttaagacccattaacaatgattaaccgaccggactaaaatttaattaggctgaGTGTTGAATATGCTAAAGGATTGTTAAATATATAAATGTCTATTTACTATATTCGAATCATCTCTTTTTAAAACAAAACGTTGAAAACAATAGGCAGTGATTAACGTAAAACTTGTAATATTGTATTCACTTTTGAAAATATTTCTAACTGGGCAATGGATATAAAGGTACAACGTCGATAATGTGATTTCAGCTGGTAAGGTCTTGTTTAGAAGCTGATTTTTAAAGTTGATAAAAATCTTGAGTATATTAGCCAAAAATCAGTAAGACATCCAATGATGATTAAAGCACAAATTTTAAAATCTTTTAAAGATTTGGCGTCATAAAATAGGTAATGAAGTAGCTTATTAAGTCCGAGAAGCACCTAAATTATTGAAAATAACCTTGTTATTAATCTTATGTTAGTCATGAGTCCTAACAGCTAATGAATAATTTAAAGTTTCAAATCACACAGGCAAATATAACGAAACAAATCAATGGCACATTACGCCGAGTTTCGACGGTTTTTGTGCAACTAGAATATTAAGAATATGCAGCGGACAGCTTGCACTAAAACTCAGAATTTCACCTTGCTCCTCTTTCgtttctcttgttcagatatatTTAGGAGGGAGCGAGGGAAATAAATGGCGAGGAATGGAGAGGTAATGCATAATCCTTAGCGAGACATCGTTGAGTTTCAcatgaaactcttcggctccggtataCATGcgaaaaaaagttacaaaaaaaaaaggacaaagaTTAGAACGAGAAGCAGATTTGGATATGGAAAATAAATAGATGAGATAAATCATTAGAAGGTGACCCGCAAATATCTAACAAGATTCAAAGAGAAACAGGAAATGAAAAAAAACTTTGGCTTCAATGAATAAACTAAACTCTAGAGAACTAAAGTATTAATTTTTGTTTGTTTATCCTGTTCATTTTCGATCATTAAAGCAAGTATTTGTAACTTAGTCTCTAGACTCCTGAACACCCATAGTGGTAAATATGGAGCACGAACTTAGGTGAATTCCAGAGCCACATTGAACATTACAGATTGTCAAATTCAAGATTTAGCCTATGAACACATTGTTAAGAACTTGGTTTAACTTTAGTTTAACTACATTACTTAAATGCTCAAGTCATTTTTTCTAACTGAACTTAAATATAAAGATCACATCCAGAATATATGAAGGCAAATTCCCGACAAGTACTTAATGCTATATTTCAAACAGAGAAAACACGTGTCTTATTCAGCAAAGTTCAAACACAGGAGAAGCATTTTGACGCCTACAAACGACTACTAAGATGCATACTTATATGAATATTTCAGAACTTATCGAAATTTTAAGTCATGATCTTCCTACAACAGAATACGATGTTTTGACAGAAATGAAAGAAGAGCAAGGTCGAATATTATCTTTTTTTGTGCTGCAGTGAACGTAGGGCGTCGGCACCCttgaatctactctctcgttatgaatagatcCAAACCTCAACACAAATGAGTTCGAAAATCTTTGTCGCGGCTAAGTCCGCCGAAATAGAATGAAAAGTTTAAACGTTTCTAGGTTTGAAGTAGTAATCAAAGGATGAAAATGTTGACTGTGGTAAGATTTCCAGATTATTCCCTTCTCTGTTCTGGGAATTCATATGAGTCGGGTTGACATAAATTTACCTTTACTCAAAAAACTTCAACCAAACAGATCCTTAGAGATAAACAGAAACTAAAGCTATGAAGAGGAGGATGATTGACTGAAAGCAGAGCAGATAGACTAGAAAAGCTAAAAGAAAACAGAAACTTCATCCTCTCTTAATATTTGAGAAAAACTGTGTAAATGAGACAAAGAAAAACATGTTTTACTCAACTAAACATCATTGACAGTTTTCAAATGACTACAACTTTCCTAAAACAAGGCATTGTCAATATTTTGGGCAAACTAACTGCTTAAACCTGAAGGTCTTATAACTCACTGTAAACAGCAAGAGGAAAATGAGTGTGGACTGTTTATTCAACTTCTAACAGGTTTAATCTTTAAAATCATGCCATGTTAATAATCACAGACTCTAACAGATTCAATGTCATTCTAAAACATGATATTATGAAGCATACATCACTAATCACATGAAGTGATAGAAATGAAACTAAACTTCTTATCACCATAACTTAACAAAAGCCAATTACTAGAACTAAAACAGATACATCATAGTACTATACACTGAGAGAGTGTAGGCATAATTGCATGTTTTCTACTGACGAATCCTTAAAGAAATTCCAACATTAATCACATAGCCAATAAACTttaaatcaaacaaaaaaaatagaaTCTTAAAATGCATAGAGAAGgaacattatttttttaattctaaCAACATTCACTAAGCTAACAAAATCAAAAACACGCAGAACTTAACAAATGAAAATATAACAGAGAGGAGGAGGAAATCACCTTTTAatggtgcagtgaacggggtgcGTCGAATCTATGTTTCGAACAGGATGAACTCAAATTATTTCGAGTTCTAAACTCAACAAATCCGCAGAAGAAAACTTTACACCGGAGAAATCAAATTAAATTTTGTGAGAAACCCTTTGTCGCAGCTAAAGTTCGCCGGAAAAGGATAGCCAGTCTAAATAAACAGCGGCGTATCTTCAGAAAGACGATGAAATGATCCTTTCACAGTGTAtgcttatgtttttttttttgtaggggccattaatttggctaaaaatattggtccttcctccgctattttaattatttccgggcttctaatttagtaactagtacaatatttattatgtgaagataaatagtaattagtatatagaaagtaaggattttacaaagtgttatcttgtaattaatttaacgaatccgaaCCTGAAACAAAAACGATGACTAGTTGTtcaaaatttgtggtaaagtaatgctcataatgttgaaaataaaagtaatgatattaatagtagtagtaataaaatattgtgacaataaagtatttagctcgtcagtaagtTTAGAAATCTGAGTAAACTAAAaataaggagggacaaaattgggtgtcaacactatcTTAGTTATCAGTGGTTGTCATTGTGTAGTTTTCAGCTTCTTTGTGTCTAGGGGAATACCTAGATATCTGAAAGGTAATTCCCCATCCGCATATCCCAACTGTCTCATGATCAGGTCTTTTTTAGTGTCTTCAACGCCCCCCAAATACACAGAGCTTTTATTTAAATTCGCTTGGAGTCCAGATGCCTTTGAAAAGATTAGGAATCTCTCTTGGATTTCTACCACTAATTTATGATCACCTCTTGTGAATAAGAGTAGATCATCGGAAAAGCTTAAGTGGGTGATGCCGAGCTTGCCACATCTTGGATGGTATTTAAATTGTTTATCTTCTTTGAAAGGCTTAGTAGATTCACCACTTATAACTATTGAATAGTTCACCATTTTAACACACCCAAATATCCAGTCTCTAAATTTTGTAGGGAACCCGAGGCCTTCCATAACTTGATCCAAGTATGGCCATTCCACTGAATCATAGGCTTTTTTCACATCTATTTTAATCATACATCTCAGTGAAATGTGCTTCCTAGCATAAGATTTCACCAATTCATGAGCCAGAATCACATTGTCTGAGATTTTCCTGCCTGGTACGAATCCTGATTGTGCCTCTAAGATTATTTATGGGAGTACTTTTTGGAGTCTAGCCGCTAACACTTTAGCAATAATTTTGTACAGCACGGTACAACAAGCGATAGGTCGATAATCCTTTATAGTAGTAGGATTAGGGACCTTGGGAACCAAAGTGATAGTTGTACAATTAACGCCTTTGTTCAGCTGTCCTGTGTCAAAGTAATCAAGTACTGCCCCAGTAATTTGTTTGCCAATTATACTCCATGCTTTCTTGAAAAAGTAAGCATTATATCCGTCCAGTCCCGGAGATTTATCATCGCCAATTCCACATAGGCCATCATAGACTTCTTGATCTGTTATTGCATCACACAACATTAATTGTTGGTGACGATCCAGCATAGGTCACTTTCTCATTGTGTTTCTACTGACAGCGGGAAACGCATAAGTAGAGCTCCCCATCAGGCTTTTGTAAAATTGGATGATTTCTTCTTGGATGGCTTCGGGATCAGTCATTTGTGCACCAGTGATTGCTGTGAGTTCATTGATCTGTTTCCTATGCTTTCTCTCTTTCATGAATGCACTAAAGTATTTGTTGTTGGCATCTCCTAATTTAATCCAACTAACTCTGGACTTCTGTTGTAGGACCCTTTCTTCAATCGAGGACCACTGCTCCAACTGTTGGATGAGCTGAAATTCTTCGTCTGTAAGTTGGTCACTATATTGTTGCGCCAAGGCCTGCTGAATATCACTGAGTTTACTTCTGGCCAGGTCTATATTCTCAGTTATAGATCTGAATTCTACAGAATTAAGAGTTTTAAGAGGGGATCGAAGTGCCTTCAAGTTCTGCCTGATATCCTGCATTCTACTCCgtctagatttccttttccactCATTTTCTACTATTTGCAGGAACTTTGGGTGTTCTGCCCATATATTCAAAAACTTAAATGGGACCTTAATGTTTCTCACTTCTGTCTTCAGTGGGAAGAGCATTGGCGAATGATCGGAGATATGGGGCAGTTTGTATTCAATCACCAAATGCCCATAATGTAGCATCCACTTTACCAAGCGCCCTATCAAGTCTACTCCATACCCTTGCATCACCTTTTTGCTTGTTTGACCAGGTATAGTAATTTACCCGCCATGATAATTCAGTAAGTATCAGCTGTTGTACACACTCATTGAAATCTTTAACTTCAGCACTAGTAACCGGCGCACCATATAATCTGTCTTGGGCACACATAATGGCATTGAAATCTCCCCAAATAAGCCATGGTGTGGTAATCATCTGTCCTAAGGTATACAATTGTTGCCATAACCTTTTCCTCTGCTCAATGGTATTAAATGCATAAACCACTGTCATCAACCAGCTATCCCCAGTTCTCCTATTAAATACTTGGCAGTGGATGAGTTGTGCGTCATTTACTAGTGGTGTCACCTTGAATACAGTGTCATCCTAAATCAGCCAAACTCTACCGTTAGGGGCATAGTTATAGTTATGAATCAGCTTCCAAGTAGGTGAAATTTTAGCACATATTCCTGTAGCATTCTCCTCCTTAACTCGAGTCTCAAGTAATCCCGCCAGTTTAATTTTATTCTCCTTTAGATAGAGGCTCAACTCTTTTTGTTTGTGTCGCTTATTGAGCCCCCTAACATTCCACATCATCCAAATCATTGATTGAGAGAAAACCCCCATCCTTCATCAGATGGAAGGAGGTTGATAATCACGTGTTCCTCGGTCTGTTTCCCGTTACCACATGCGAGTTTAGTTGGTGAAGCTACTGGCTGAGTGGTGGTCAGAGGTACTTCCACCACTTTATTCCTATTTTGATATCGCGAAGTTGTTTTGAGTCCCTCATGCTCGCTGCGCTCACCAATTTCCTGGTTTTGTGGACCTGTTATAGCTTGCTGGCCTTGTTGAGGCGGGGAATATTTCTGAGGATCCACCACAGTCCCATCAACTTCCCCTAATGGCCCATTACCAATTCCCAGATCATTAGCAGTTTTACCATTTTCCCCTGCCTTATTAACCCAAGCTTGAGCCGGCTGTTGTTGTCTTTTTCTCCTCCGTGGTTGTGCTCTAGCTTTAGGTGGTTCTCTAACCTCCTTTCTACATTGGTGCCCAATACTAAGACATTTAGAGCAGTAGGTGGGATTCCAATCATAGGTAACTTGTTGATCAAACCGCACCCCATCAGGATCCAAGACTGAGATCATGTCAGGTAGGGGTTTAGTACCATTTACCTCTATCAACATACGAGCAAATAAGACCCTAGACTGATTTGTTGTGCATTCATATACAAATTGGGGATTACCAATAGTGCTACCAATACGACTAAGGGAATCTGGGCTCCAACAAATGACAAGCAATTTAGGCAATTTTACCCACAACGGTATATCAGTCAATAATGCCGCAGCGAAATCTAGGTTCGGTTCCCATTGCTTGAAAATCATAGGCCTGCTGTTAAAGCTATAGGGTCCTGCTAGAAGAATTTCATTCACATCATCCATGCTCTTAAATTTCACCATATAATATCCCTCTTCATGCAGACACAGATCTGGTGTTGCCACATTCTGTCAGTTCATTGCAATATACCTCTCCATTTGCTTAAATCCTGGGACCTCCCCCAAGATATATACAATAATCGCACACCTCCATTTGGCATTCTCGTTCTCAATCTCAGTTTTATCAAGTGCAACCACCATCGTTCCATCTATAACAGTCGGGGTGACATAGGTGAGGGCCATACCATTAGCCGCTGCTCGATTGCCTGAGAAAAGGCTAGCCCAAGGGGCCTTAACTTCATCCAGATCTGTGGATTGCGCCGGTGGGTCACCCGTAGCAATCAGTACTTGACTAGGGCTAGCGTCGTCTCCTCGTTTTGAGCCAGCTGCTGCCTCAGGGGTTTTGTTCTTACCCTTATCACTTCCTTGAGCCACTTTCTGCTATGGTGAGAACTGCAAATTCAGCGCCGTTCCCCTAGAATTACTATTAGAGTTCCCTCTCTCACTTGAAAAGTCCATCAAAATAGGGGTCATTACTTCCTGTTTCAAAGAGGGGTCCGGTCTGTCTTGGGTGACTCGTGAGCTTAACGAGCTCCCAATAGTGATGATCGAAACCTTCTTCGGCCGGCCTCGCTTCTTCGCCATCTGCCGTTCAGCGCAAGATTAGTGTAACCTACGCTGAGGGAGAAACTCAACCTTTACAGAACCAAGAAGCCAAAGAAAAAAAGACAATAAGTTGGAGTTTCACTTgtgctattatatatatatatatatatgctattaaTGGTGAAGTAATATTCATTTTATATTTTATAATTTATACCACAGGCCCAGGCCACAGACCTAAATCCCAAAATTCCTAGACCTAATATTATAATATTCTTTTAGACTTTCAGTATTCTCTCTTCTCAAACTCACTCTCTCAAGTAAAATCAAAATACACCGTCTCGGAACCAAAATTCCCctaaaaacattttgaaccaaaataccccaacaaaataaaagttaccaaagtacccatagcgtagtattttactgcgctatagcactaacggagacggagccgttaagtgctataacacagtattttactgcgttatagaagtaccaaaaaaaaattctataacgcagtaaaatactgcgttatataaacagtacaaaaaaaattggccaactttattttttcaatactcagtgttatttttcatactttgaccaataattagtcgtgtgtcaagactccgaaacatcaatattttatatagaacctgatttttttttctgcgtacaataatgtaggctcaatacatcaatgatacgtaaacgttcggatcgtcattttaggggttgaaaaggtgcctgaagtaagttttgtttgaaattgaatgggataaaaggctTTTTTTTAAATCGGCTCGGCTAggccgcatagatctcgaaaaaatatgtaagttaaaaaaaaaaccgcgtaaaacggacgtccgagcgcaaagttatgaccatctaaagtttgacgactttacaactagtttttgtccctatatttttttagaattatatttaaaGTTATgccttgattaaaaaataacacgcttaaatcaaaatcttaaaaaataaaacaccctaaagttttcaaacaaaacttacttcgggtaccttttcaacctctaatgactatccgaacgtctacgtatccttgatgtattgagcctacattattgtacgcagaaaaaatatcaggttctatataaaatattgacgtttcgaagtcttgacacacgatTAATCAAAGtttggaaaaaacactaagttttttcaaacaaaacttacttcgggtaccttttcaacccataaaatgacgatccgaacgtctatgtatccttgatatattgggcctacattattgtacgcaaaaaaaaatatcaggttctatataaaatattgacgtttcggagtcttgacacatgactaatcattggccaaagtatggaaaaaacactaagtttcttcaaacaaaacttacttcgggcactttttcaactcctaaaatgacaatccgaacgttcacgtatccttgatgtattgagattacattattgtacgcataaaaaatatcaggttttatataaactattgacgtttcggagtcttgacacacgactaatcattggccAAAGTATGGATAAAACACtatgttttttcaaacaaaacttacttcgggcacattttcaacccctaaaatgacgatccgaacgtttacgtatccttgatgtattgatcctacattattgtacgcagaaacaAATATCAAGTTCTATGTAAAAgattgacgtttcggaatcttcGCACAggactaattattggtcaaagtatgaaaaataacactaagtgttgcaaaaaataaagttggtcaATTTTTTattgtactgtttatataacgcagtattttacggCATTATAGAAgtaccaacaaaaaaaaacttctataacgcagtaaaatactgcgctatgggtactttggtaacttttttttttgttgggatattttggctcaaaatatttttttgggggggcattttggttccggacccttCTCTTCTCAAGTGGTTTTTTAAGGTGAAATATTAGTTTTCatctctatttttttttgtttgatattaGTGAAGCTTATCAGGTTGAAGTTAGTTTCTCACAAACATATTATTGTGTGTGACAACGTAACAGTGATACCAATTGATTTAGTGTGAAGGACATTGTCTCACAAACATATTATTGGCGGAGGTTGCATGTGACTCCAAGTGATATGTTCACCTTTTCTATTTTTGTGCCTGTTTTGTTTTGTTCGATTTTGAGTGATTCTAAACATCACTGAAAATCTTGGGTGGCAGAAGATATGGGTATTTTTAGCTtcactatgattgatttgcagtACCCTTGAGAAACTAAATTTCCTTGTTCAATAAAATTTAGGATTGAAGTTATGTGTAGAATTATTTCTGGGGTTTTATATTTagttaaaggaaaagagaaaactGATATGATCTATTGAAAATGAGTTTTCATTATCGTTTCTTGCTATATGTGCATGGATATATTGAAAAGTTAACTATCTCAATtttgttttgctctatttgtgGTTTGATTtcaattgtatatatatgttctaATCATTTTTGTGCTGGTTGTGTGTAGAAAACTGTGACTGACTGTTGTGCAGTTAGTTTTTTTAGTTAAAAATAGTTTTGAAGGCTGATATTTTGATAATTTATTAAGAAATGTCGTATTTCTGATTCCAGATTGAAGTTTGAACCAAACCGGGTGGTTATTGTTGTTTGCTTATTGTGGCGTATGTCGAGTTCTAGTATACATTTAA is drawn from Lycium barbarum isolate Lr01 chromosome 8, ASM1917538v2, whole genome shotgun sequence and contains these coding sequences:
- the LOC132608212 gene encoding uncharacterized protein LOC132608212; the encoded protein is MLDRHQQLMLCDAITDQEVYDGLCGIGDDKSPGLDGYNAYFFKKAWSIIGKQITGAVLDYFDTGQLNKGVNCTTITLVPKVPNPTTIKDYRPIACCTVLKHISLRCMIKIDVKKAYDSVEWPYLDQVMEGLGFPTKFRDWIFGCVKMVNYSIVISGESTKPFKEDKQFKYHPRCGKLGITHLSFSDDLLLFTRGDHKLVVEIQERFLIFSKASGLQANLNKSSVYLGGVEDTKKDLIMRQLGYADGELPFRYLGIPLDTKKLKTTQ